A single genomic interval of Physeter macrocephalus isolate SW-GA chromosome 5, ASM283717v5, whole genome shotgun sequence harbors:
- the TWIST1 gene encoding twist-related protein 1, with protein sequence MMQDVSSSPVSPAEDSLSNSEEEPDRQQPPSGKRGGRKRRSSRRSAGGGAGPGGAAGGGVGGGEEPGSPAQGKRGKKSAGCGGGGGGGAGGGGGSSSGGGSPQSYEELQTQRVMANVRERQRTQSLNEAFAALRKIIPTLPSDKLSKIQTLKLAARYIDFLYQVLQSDELDSKMASCSYVAHERLSYAFSVWRMEGAWSMSASH encoded by the coding sequence ATGATGCAGGACGTGTCCAGCTCGCCAGTCTCGCCGGCCGAAGACAGCCTGAGCAACAGCGAGGAGGAGCCGGACCGGCAGCAGCCGCCGAGCGGCAAGCGCGGGGGGCGCAAGCGGCGCAGCAGCCGGCGCAGCGCTGGGGGCGGCGCGGGGCCCGGTGGGGCCGCGGGCGGGGGCGTCGGAGGCGGCGAGGAGCCTGGCAGCCCAGCCCAAGGCAAGCGCGGCAAGAAGTCTGcgggctgcggcggcggcggcggcggcggcgccggcggcggcggcggcagcagcagcggcggcgggaGTCCGCAATCCTACGAGGAGCTGCAGACGCAGCGGGTCATGGCTAACGTGCGGGAGCGCCAGCGCACGCAGTCGCTGAACGAGGCGTTCGCCGCGCTGCGGAAGATCATCCCCACGCTGCCTTCGGACAAGCTGAGCAAGATCCAGACCCTCAAGTTGGCGGCCAGGTATATCGACTTCCTCTACCAGGTCCTACAGAGCGACGAGCTGGACTCCAAGATGGCAAGCTGCAGCTATGTGGCCCACGAGCGGCTCAGTTACGCCTTCTCGGTCTGGAGGATGGAGGGGGCCTGGTCCATGTCCGCGTCCCACTAG